The Bubalus bubalis isolate 160015118507 breed Murrah chromosome 16, NDDB_SH_1, whole genome shotgun sequence genome window below encodes:
- the LOC102392530 gene encoding olfactory receptor 8H1-like, protein MDRRNITHVSDFILMGLTDSEEIRLAFFTLFLLMYLITVLGNAGMMLIICLDLQLHTPMYFFLTHLSFLDLSFSTAVTPKALDNLLTSNRYISYLNCFIQMNCFVFVGVTECVLLSSMAYDRYVAICKPLHYPAIMSTRRCCSLVFGSFLIGFMDTFVNVLCLSKLHFCDSNVIYHFFCDAPPVLALSCTDTHDIEITISIFSGFTLLASLITISMSYASIMSTILKITSTAGKQKAFSTCASHLLSVTIFYGTAIFTYVKPNKSYSLGKDQVVSVFYSIVIPMLNPLIYSLRNKEVKNALSRVLQKRKCSKQLK, encoded by the coding sequence ATGGACAGAAGGAATATCACTCATGTGTCTGACTTCATCCTCATGGGACTGACAGACTCTGAAGAGATCCGGCTGGCCTTCTTCACCCTATTTCTCCTGATGTACCTGATTACTGTGCTGGGCAATGCAGGAATGATGTTGATAATCTGCCTGGATCTCCAGCTTCACACACCCATGTATTTTTTCCTCACCCACCTGTCATTTCTTGACCTCAGTTTCTCAACCGCCGTCACCCCTAAAGCTTTAGACAACTTACTGACTTCCAACAGGTATATTTCATACCTGAACTGCTTCATCCAGATGAATTGTTTTGTCTTTGTGGGGGTCACTGAATGTGTTCTTCTCTCCTCCATGGCCTATGATCGCTATGTAGCCATCTGCAAGCCTCTGCATTACCCAGCTATTATGTCCACTAGACGCTGCTGCTCTCTTGTCTTTGGATCCTTCTTGATTGGCTTCATGGACACCTTTGTCAATGTGCTTTGCTTGAGCAAATTGCATTTCTGTGACTCTAATGTAATCTATCACTTTTTCTGTGATGCACCCCCAGTTTTAGCACTGTCCTGCACTGACACACATGATATTGAAATCACAATATCCATTTTTTCCGGCTTCACCCTACTGGCATCTCTTATCACAATATCTATGTCCTATGCGTCCATCATGTCCACCATCCTGAAaatcacttccactgcagggaagcaAAAAGCCTTCTCTACTTGTGCCTCCCATCTCCTGTCAGTCACCATCTTCTATGGCACTGCGATTTTTACTTATGTAAAACCAAAtaagtcctactctttgggaAAGGATCAagtggtttctgttttttatagtATTGTCATCCCCATGCTGAATCCACTTATATACAGTCTTcgaaataaagaagtaaaaaatgcTCTCAGCAGAGTCTTACAGAAGAGAAAGTGCTCCAAACAATTAAAGTAA
- the LOC102415687 gene encoding olfactory receptor 8I2-like, whose translation MAELKIVSDSNRESCGVTQQRSQGSELTEIAGNNFMEVTFFILSGFSNHPELQVSLFIMFLFIYLITVLGNVGLILIIRIDSQLHIPMYFFLSNLALIDKFYSSTVTPKALVNLQSIQKTISFIGCFVQMYFFVGLVCSECFLLGSMAYDHYVSICNPLLYPVIMSQKMCMWLGVIPYMIGFTNSLVSIYMISRLAFCEVSINHFFCDTTALLALSCVDAFSTEMVIFVLAGFTLLSSLFIITVTYIAIISAILQIRSAASRQKAFSTCVSHIMGVTVFYGSLIFMYLQPDNTSSLTQAQVASVFYTIVIPMLNPLIYSLRNNDVKNALLKAFQKLFP comes from the exons atggcagagctgaagaTCGTCAGCGATAGTAACAGGGAAAGCTGCGGCGTCACTCAG CAGAGAAGTCAAGGGTCTGAGTTGACAGAAATAGCTGGGAACAATTTCATGGAGGTGACGTTCTTCATCCTCTCTGGATTTTCAAATCACCCTGAACTACAAGTCAGCCTCTTCATAATGTTCCTCTTTATTTATCTCATCACTGTTTTGGGGAACGTTGGGCTAATTCTGATAATCAGAATCGACTCTCAGCTCCACATACCTATGTACTTTTTCCTTAGCAATTTAGCACTCATTGATAAATTTTATTCTTCTACTGTAACACCCAAGGCACTGGTAAATCTCCAGTCAATTCAGAAAaccatctccttcattggctgtTTTGTTCAAATGTACTTTTTTGTGGGTTTGGTGTGTAGTGAGTGTTTCCTTCTTGGGTCCATGGCCTATGACCACTATGTATCTATCTGCAATCCCTTACTGTATCCTGTGATCATGTCCCAGAAGATGTGCATGTGGTTGGGAGTCATCCCTTATATGATCGGCTTCACCAATTCTCTGGTCTCCATCTATATGATCAGCAGGTTGGCATTCTGTGAGGTCAGCATCAATCACTTTTTCTGCGACACCACAGCTCTTCTGGCTCTGTCCTGCGTGGATGCATTCAGCACAGAAATGGTGATCTTTGTTTTAGCTGGCTTCACCCTGCTTAGCTCTCTCTTCATCATCACAGTCACCTACATTGCCATCATCTCAGCCATCCTGCAGATCCGGTCTGCGGCCAGCAGACAGAAAGCTTTTTCCACCTGTGTGTCCCACATCATGGGGGTGACTGTCTTCTATGGGTCCCTGATTTTCATGTATTTGCAGCCTGATAACACATCCTCCTTGACCCAGGCACAGGTGGCGTCTGTATTCTATACCATTGTCATTCCCATGCTGAATCCACTTATCTATAGTTTGAGGAACAATGATGTAAAAAATGCTCTCCTGAAAGCATTTCAAAAACTGTTTCCATGA